TCGGCGATTCCGGGAAAGTTCTCGATGTTGATGATGGTCGGGACGAGCGCGGTGCCGTGCTCGACCATCAGGGCGATGGTGTCATCGGTGAGTCCGGTGCCGTGTTCGATGCAGTCGATCCCGGCGCGTATCAAGCCAGGCAGCGCGTCCTCGCCGAAAACGTGTGCGGTGACGCGGGCACCGTTGGCGTGCGCGGCATCGATGGCCTCTTTAAGGATGTCGTCCGACCACAGCGGGGCCAGGTCGCCCACGGAACGATCGATCCAGTCCCCTACCAACTTCACCCAGCCATCACCCCAACACGCTTGGAGGGCAACGGCTTCCGGAAGTTGCGATTCATCCTCGATATCGATGGGCAGGCCAGGTATGTACCGCTTGGGTTTGGCCAGATGCCTACCCGCGCGGATGATCTTCGGCAGGTCCGCCCGGTCGTCGAAGCCACGGGTGTCTACCGGAGATCCAGCGTCGCGCAACAGCAGCGCGCCCACCTCGCGCTCGGCCTCGGCCTGAGCGACCGCCTCCTCGAGGGAGGTCGGTCCGTGCGGCCCGACGCCGACGTGGCAGTGCGCGTCGACAAGCCCCGGCAGCAGCCATCCGCCGTCAAAGATGGTGTCGGCGCCCGCGATTGGCTCCAGGCTGAGGACGCCCTCACACACCCACAGATCGACAGGCTCTTCCGACGGAAGAGTTCGTCCCCGCAGGTGCAAGCGCATCGGGCTCAGTTCTTAGGGAACTTCAACTTCGAGATGTCGATATCGGCCAGACCCGGAGGCAGCTCACCCAGTCCCTCGGGCATCCCGGATAGATCAGGGAATCCGGCCGGCATTCCCCCGGGAAGCCCAGCCATACCGGGGAATCCGCCCCGCATCTTCGGCTGCGTCGGGCCCTTCGAACCCTTCTTGCCCTTCTTGGTGTTCTTGCCGCCCTTGCGGTTGCTCTTGCGGTTGATGGCGCCCATGCCCATCCGCCCGGCCATCGAGGACATCATCTTGCGCGCATCGAAGAAGCGGTCCACCAGCTGGTTGACCTCCGAAACGGCCACACCGGAGCCGTTGGCGATCCGCAGCCGCCGCGACGCGTTGATGATCTTCGGGTCGGCCCGTTCGGCGGGGGTCATGCCGCGGATGATGGCCTGCACGCGGTCGAGCTGCTTATCGTCGACGGCGGCCAATGCGTCCTTCATCTGGCCTGCCCCCGGAAGCATCCCCAACAGGTTCCCGATGGGCCCCATCTTGCGGATCGCGAGCATCTGCTCCAGGAAGTCCTCCAGCGTCAGCTCGCCCGAGGTGATCTTCTCCGCGGCGGCCAGCGATTGCTCGGCGTCGAAATGCTGCTCTGCCTGCTCGATGAGGGACAGCAGATCGCCCATGCCCAGGATGCGGCTGGCCATCCGGTCGGGATGGAAGACATCGAAGTCCTCCAGCTTTTCACCGGTGGACGCGAACAAGATCGGGGTGCCGGTGATCTCGCGCACCGAGAGCGCGGCACCACCGCGAGCATCGCCGTCGAGCTTGGTCAGGACCACGCCGGTGAACCCGACACCGGCACGGAACGCCTCGGCGGTGCTCACCGCGTCCTGACCGATCATGGCGTCGAGGACGAACAGCACCTCGTCGGGATCGACGGCTTCGCGGATCCGGGCGGCCTGGTCCATCAATTCGGCGTCGATACCGAGACGGCCGGCGGTGTCGACGAGCACCACATCGAAGTGCTGAGCCTTGGCATGGGCCAGGCCGTCTCGTGCCACCGCAACCGGATCGCCGACCAGCGAGCCGACCTCCAGGCCGCCGGTCGAGGTGCCCGGATGCGGGGCGTAGACGGAAACTCCGGCACGCTCACCGACCACCTGCAGCTGGTTCACGGCACCGGGGCGCTGCAGGTCGCAGGCCACCAAAAGCGGGGTATGTCCTTGTCCCTTAAGCCATTTGGCGAGCTTGCCGGCGAGGGTCGTCTTACCGGCACCCTGCAGACCAGCGAGCATGATGACCGTCGGCGGGGTCTTGGCGAACGCCAGCTGGCGGGTCTCCCCACCCAGGATGCCGATGAGCTCCTCGTTGACGATCTTGACGACCTGCTGGGCGGGGTTCAGCGCCCCGGAGACCTCGGCCCCCTTAGCGCGATCTTTGATGCGACCGATGAAGGTGCGCACCACGGGCAGCGCGACATCGGCTTCCAGCAGCGCCAGCCGGATGGTCCGGCAGGTCGCGTCGATATCGGCGTCGGACAGACGTCCCTTGCCCCGTAGGCCAGCAAGGGCATCGGTCAACCGGTCAGACAGCGATTCAAACACGTCGACCAGCCTAGCTGGCGGCCCCTTTTGTGCCTCCGTCGTGGCAGGCAATCTGGATACGCCGGCCTTCCCCGCCTACCCGGTGGCTGGAGGTTGCGGGCGCAGCGACGGAATGAGGATGCCGACAACGCCACGCAGGCTCCACCCGATGAGGCTGAGGTAGTCGATGCTGTCGCGCCAGAAGACGACTTTGTCGTCGACAAACTTCATGGTGGCTTTGATCCGAAACCGCACCCACAAGGGGCCTAGCTTGGCGATGTCGACGCGGTCACTGATCACCGAGTCGCCCTGCTGCACGACGCTCAGCGGCGACACGGTGAGTCCGGAAACGCACGCCCGGAAGCCCCGCGCCAAGGCAGGCCTGAGACTCTTCTTGCCCGTGATCTTCGGAAGAGGCGCGAGCACGTGCTCGACGTCATCTGAGAAGAACTTCAGATAGCCGTCAAGATCCAGGGCCGCCATCGTGGCGAAGGCGTCTTTCACAAGCTCCACACGGGGGTGCACGTTCGACGGGTGCCCGCCGCTCATCCGATCCTCAAGAAATGCCATGCCCCGACAATCGCCTGTGACCTGCTGCCATCACTACCCGCGGCGCTGCCAACCGCTGCCAGATCGCTTGCCTGAGCTAGCTGGCGGCCTTCTTCGGCTCGGGTGCGGCCACAGGCAGCACCGAGGCGATGGCCGCCTCCAGCACTGCCTGCTCGGGACCGGTGCTGAGACAGAAGGTGTCGACCACCGAAGAACCGAGGGTGTTGACCCTGGCCCATGCGATGTCCACGCCGTGTCGTTCCAGGGTCGCGGTGATGCGCGCCAGCAGCCCAGGCGCATCGGAGGTGCGGATCTCCACGATCTGCTGGTCGAGGTTCCCGGCGGGCTCGAACCAGCGGATGCGCGGCGGCGCCGGCACGTAATTGGTGGGAACCGCGGGTGTCGCATCCCCGACAAGGCCGGTGGAGAACTGCGCTGACTCGCGTTCGCGCTCATCGAGCGTCGCGATGATGTCGGTATCGCCGTCGATAGCGGAGATCAGCTGCTGGCGCAGCAGCCCCGCCGCCGGAGGCGATCCGAACCGCGGCGACACCTCGAAGGTGTTAATGGCCGAGCCGGCGTGGCTGGCCACCGAGGCCGAGAACACCCGCAACGAATTCAGCGACAGCACCCCGGCGGCCTTGTAGAGCAGTCCGCGTTGATCGGGCGCGATCATGCTCACGGTGTACATGTGCGGCGACCCCGCAGGCACCAGGCGGACCTGAACCCCACCATCGGCCGCCAGCGAAAGCAGTTCCGGATCAATGGGATCGGGTTCGGGCAGCGATTCACCACGCATCACCATCCGGCATTTGCGCACCAACTCCCCGATCAGCGACGCCTTCCAGTCACCCCACACCCCCGGACCGGTGGCCAGCGAGTCCGCCTCGGCAAGCTGCTGCAACAACTCCAGCAGCAGCAGATCGCCGCCGAGTGTATTGACCACGGTGTCAATGGTTTCCGGGTCACCGAGATCACGCCGGGTGGCAGTGTTGGGCAGCAGCAGGTGATAACGCACGATCTTGGACAGCAAGTCCACATCGGACGGCCACAGCCCCAGCCGGGTACCGATCTGCACGGCCAGATCCGCCCCGACAACGCTGTGATCACCGCCGCGGCCCTTGCCGATGTCGTGCACCAGTGCACCGAGAACCAGCAGATCGGGGCGAGACACCCTGGTGGTGAAGGCGCTCGCTCGCGCGACTGTTTCGACAAGGTGCCTGTCGACGGTCCAGATGTGCACGATGTCGCGTGGCGGCAGATCCCGCACCGGCCCCCATTCAGGGAAGAGCCTGCCCCACAACCCGGTTCGGTCCAGCGCCTCGATGGTGGCGACCGCAGGCGGACCGGCCTCCAGCAGCACCAGCAGATCCTTGAGCGCCTCCCGTGGCCACGGCGCACGAAGCTCCGGTGCCGATTCGGCAAGCCGACTCAACGTGGACGAGGAGATCGGCAGTCCCGTGGTCGCCGATGCCGCCGCCACCCGCAGGATCAGCGACGGGTCGCGCTCGGGACGAGCATCACGGGCAAGCACCACCTCCCCGGCATGCTCCACCACACCCTCGTCGATCGGACGGCGGACCGTGCGCCGCAGTACCGAAATGCCCCGCCGGGGAATCGAATTACCGGCCGTCCGCAGCCCTACATCCACCGAATAGCTGATGGTGCGGGCGGCGTCGGACAGCATTCTGGCCAGATCAAACCGATCGCCGATACGCAGCGCCGCACCAATCTCGTCAGCGAACTGAGCCAGCAGTTGATCACGCTCCCGTCCGGCGACTCGGTGCAGTTCAGTGCGCACATCCAGGATTACTGCGTGCGCGCCATCGAACGACTTCGCCAGCCCGCTATCGGTGAGCTGGGCGATGGCCAGCGCCCGAAGTAGCTGAACATCGCGCAGACCGCCGCGGCCGGACTTCAGATCGGGTTCGGCCCGGTGTGCGATCTCGCCGCTGCGCCGCCATCGTGCCTGCGTGTACTCGATCAACTCGTCGAGTCGGGTCCGGATCTGCGAACGCCATTGTTGGCGTACGCCCCCGATCATCAGGCTGGACAACTGCGCGTCCCCGGCGATATGCCTGGCATCGAGCAGCGCCAATGCCGCCGACATCTCCTGCCCGGCGACATGCAGGGTGTCGGCCACCGTGCGGACACTGTGGTCGAGCCGAATATTGGCGTCCCACAACGGGTACCACAGGCCGTCTGCGACCTCACTGAGAGTCTCCGTCGAGATGTTCTCGTCGTGCAGCAGCACCAGATCCAAATCCGAGTGCGGCAGCATCTCGCGGCGACCAAGTCCACCGAGTGCCACGATGGCAAATCCACTGGAGTCGGTGATGCCAACCTCAGCGGCCTTGGTTGTCAGCCAAAGCTCATTGAGGTCGGTCATCGCCTCGCGAATCGCGCCGGCATTCAGCCGGCCGCTATCACCGAGCAGCTGCGCCCTGGCGGCCACGAGGTCCGTTGCGGCGCCCATGTGATTACCGTCCTAAGTGTTAGAGGGCATCGGCGCCCCGCTCGCCGGTGCGTACCCGCACCACCGAGTCAACGGGGCTCACCCAGACCTTGCCGTCGCCGATCTTGCCGGTGCGTGCGGCGGTCACGATGACCTCCACCACCTTGTCGACAGCGCTGTCGTCCACCACTACCTCGACACGAACCTTCGGCACGAAGTCCACCGAGTACTCAGCGCCGCGGTACACCTCGGTGTGGCCCTTCTGCCGGCCGTAGCCCTGCACCTCGCTGACCGTCATGCCGAGGATGCCCGCCTGCTCCAGGCCAGTCTTGACATCTTCCAGCGTGAACGGTTTGACGATCGCGGTGACCAGCTTCATGTCCCTCATTCCTCCCTGCCGCTGCTGTGGCGGCCGATGACCGAACCACTTCCCAGTGCGACAAAGTCGTATGCACCTTCAGCGTGTTGGGATTCGTCGGCTCCGGCCGCTTCTCCCTCGTCGCTGATGCGCAGGCCAATGGTGTACTTCACGATGAATGCAACGATAGCGGTGCCTATTGCCGAATAGAGCAGAACCGCCCCGGCGCCAAGAGCTTGGCGCCACAACTGTTCTAGCCCGCCGCCGTAGAACAGACCGGCCACGGCCGCACCGGTCTGGGGCGCGGCGAACAAACCGATGAGCAACGTGCCAACGATCCCGCCGACCAGGTGCACACCGACAACATCCAACGAGTCATCAAATCCTAGCTTGTACTTCAAGCCCACCGCCAGCGCACACAAAATGCCGGCGATCACGCCAATGGCAAGGGCGCCAGCGACATTCACCGACGAGCACGACGGGGTGATGGCCACCAAACCGGCCACGATTCCCGAGGCCGCACCCAGCGAGGTCGCATGCCCGTCCCGAATACGTTCGGTAAGCAACCAGCCCAGCATCGCCGCGGCAGTAGCCACCGTGGTAGTCACAAACGTCGAGCCCGCCAAACCATTAGAACTGGTTGCCGAACCGGCGTTGAACCCATACCAGCCGAACCACAACAGACCAGCCCCCAGCATCACGAACGGCAAGTTATGCGGACGCATCGGCGTGCCCGGCCAGCCCTTGCGCTTACCCAAGATCAGCGCCAACACCAGGCCCGCGGTACCGGCATTGATATGCACCGCGGTACCACCAGCGAAGTCAATTGCCTTGAGCTGATTAGCGATCCAGCCACCCTTCTCCGCGGCCGCACCATCGAACGCGAAAACCCAATGCGCGACCGGGAAGTACACGACCGTGACCCACAAACCCGAAAACAACAACCACGACCCAAACTTCAACCGGTCAGCCACCGCACCAGAAATCAGCGCCACCGTGATGATCGCGAACATCAACTGAAACGCCACAAACACCGTCGCCGGAATCGTGCCCACCAACGGAATATTGACAACCTCAGCCGCCTCGACCCCATTAGCCGGATCAGCAATCACCGCCTCCGCGGCATTACCACCGATAAGACCCTTCAAACCGAAAAACTGCCCCGGATTACCGAACAGCCCCGAAACATCATTACCGAACGCCAGCGAGTACCCATACAACACCCACAGCACCGTCACCAGCCCCATCGCACTGATACTCATCATGATCATGTTCAGCACGTTCTTCGCGCGGACCATGCCGCCATAGAAAAAAGCCAGGCCGGGTGTCATCAACAACACCAACGCGGCACTGGCCAGCATCCACGCAGTGTCTCCGGTATTCGGGACACCCATTGACGGGAAACCATCCACTAGCGGCATTCCTCTCGGGGATCTTGAAGCTTGAACTCTGCCCATGCAGAGTGCGCAGCGGATGTTTCCGAGAGAGCGCGTGTGTGTTTCGCGTCTGTTACCGGTTTCGGCGGGCAGCAACGAAGCGACCCGGGATAGGCGGCGCCCTTACCCCAACAGAGCGTCGACGAAGGCCGGGGGCTCGAATGGGGCCAGATCGTCGGGGCCCTCCCCCAGGCCAACTAGCTTCACCGGCACGCCAAGTTCACGCTGCACGTGAAAAACAATGCCGCCCTTGGCTGTTCCGTCAAGTTTGGTGAGCGCCACCCCGGTGATGTCTACCACGTCAGCGAACACCCGGGCCTGCGCTAAACCGTTCTGCCCAATCGTGGAGTCGAGAACCAGCAGCACCTCATCGACCTCGGCGCGCCGTTCCACGACACGTTTGATCTTGCCCAGCTCGTCCATGAGTCCGGTCTTTGTGTGCAGTCGCCCGGCGGTGTCGATCACCACCACATCGGCACCTTCGCGGATCCCGGCGTCGACGGCGTCGAAGGCGACCGAGGCGGGGTCGGCACCCTCGGCACCCCGCACCACCTGAGCACCCACGCGCTGCCCCCATGCCTGCAACTGGTCGGCCGCTGCGGCACGGAAGGTGTCCGCGGCCCCGAGCACCACCCGGCGTCCGTCGGCGACCAGCACCCGGGCCAGCTTGCCGACCGTGGTGGTCTTGCCCGTGCCATTCACCCCGACGATGAGCAGCACCGAGGGTTTGTCGTTGTGCGGCAGCGCCTTGATCGACCGGTCGAGGTCGGGCTGCAGCTCATCGATGAGTACCTCGCGCAGCAGAGCCCGCGCCTGTGCCTCGGTGCGCACGCTGCGGGCGGCCATCTCGCTGCGCAGCCTGTCCACGATCGACGTGGTGACCGCGGTGCCGAGGTCGGCGATGAGCAGGGTGTCCTCGACCTCCTCCCACGATTCCTCGTCGAGGTCACCCGCACCCAGCAGGCCCAGCAGGCCCCGGCCCACGGCATTCTGCGAACTGGCCAGCCGTCCCCGCAATCGGTCGAGGCGTCCTGCCACCGGCGCGATCTCATCGAGCACCGCCGCGTGTTGCGGCTCTGGTTCGGCGACTGCCTCGGGCTCTGGTTCGGGCGCCGGTTCGGGTTCGGCGACCGCCTCGGGCTCTGGTTTGGGTGTCGCGGCGGGTTCAGGCTGCGGTTTCGGTTCAGCTGCGGGTTCAGGCAGCTGGACATTGGAGATGGTGCGCCGCGGCGCGTCCCGCGGAACTTCGGCGTCATCGCCCACACTGGGCACGGGAGTTGCCTGCGCTCCGCCCTCACTGAAGGTGATGGTGGACCCGGCGCTGTATCCGCCGGAACGGTCGGCCGGTGTGGCGCCCTCGGTGATCCCCGTGTTTGTGTCGGAACGTGTCAGGCTGATACGACGGGAGCGGTAACGCACCAGTCCGAAAACCAATGCAGCAAAAACCACGACGGCGACGATCGCGATGGCGATCCACACTTCAAAAGGCACCAGGGCATTGTTACAGGAACGCAAGAAGCGCCACATTGACGCCTGCCTGAGCGATCCAGTGCAGTACGTCACCCGAACCACGGGACTGGAACGACTCGACCTGCCTTATATGGCGTTGCCCAATTCCAGCCTCGCCGGGGTTGACCTGTCCACCGAGTTTCTGGGCAAGCGATTGGCCGCTCCTGTTCTCATCGGAGCGATGACCGGCGGCGCGAAACTTTCGGCCACCATCAATCGCAATCTCGCGGCCGCCGCCCAAGAGCTGGGCATCGGCATGATGCTGGGTTCGCAACGGGTGATGCTGGTCGACCCTGACAGCGCGGCGACGTTCGCGGTGCGCGAGGTAGCACCCGACATCCTGCTGATCGGCAACATCGGGCTGGCGCAGCTCGGCAACACCGCGGCCGCCGCGCAGCTCAACGACCTGGTGCAGCGAGTGGGGGCGGATGCGCTGGCGGTGCACACCAATCCGCTGCAGGAGGCGGTACAGCCCGACGGCGACACCGATTTCACCGGTCAGGTGTATCGGCTCGCCGAGCTGACCCACGCGGTCGAATTTCCGGTGCTCCTCAAGGAGGTCGGCCATGGCATCAGTGGCGCCGCAGCGCGCCGCCTCAGCGGATGCCGTCTTGCGGCCATTGATGTCGCCGGCGCGGGCGGCACGTCCTGGGCCCGGGTGGAGCAGTTCGTCAGGTTCGGCGCCATCACCTCTCCCGAGCTCGCCGAATGGGGTATCCCGACAGCCGATGCGCTCGCCGAGGTGCATGCCGAGCTGCCGCACCTGCCTCTCGTCGGCTCGGGCGGCATACGCACCGGGATGGACGCTGCCAAGGCGATCGCACTGGGCGCCAGCGTCGTGTCGGTCGCGCTCCCTCTCTTGGCACCGGCGGTGCAGTCGCCGCAGGCAGTGATCGCCTGGCTCGAACAATTCCTCGACGAGCTGCGCATCGCCATGCACTGTGCCGATGTCAATACGATCGCCCAGCTGCGGCGAGTTTCACTGCGTCCGCGCTCAAGCCCCCGCTAAACAGGCCAGACCCGTCATACACTGCGGGAGTCACACCGTGTTGGCTGTGTTTTGGGTCCCAGGAGGTTCTTGGCATGAATATCCAATTCGGGGGACGTAATAAATTTCGGGCCGTGGCGCGGACCCTTGCGGTCACCGTCGCAGTGTTGTTGATATCGGCCGGCATCGTCCGGGCGCCTGTGGCGCGAGCCGATTCCCTGCTCGATTTCACCGGAACCACCGTCTCGGGCGCGCCCTTCAACGGTGCCAGCCTCAAGGGCAAGCCGGTCGTGCTGTGGTTCTGGGCCGCCTATTGCCCGTTCTGCAACGGCGAGGGACCGCATGTGAGTGCGGTATCGGCGGCTAATCCCCGCGTCACCTTCGTCGGCATCTCCGGCCGCGGTTCGGTGGGAGAAATGGAGGGATTCATTTCGCGCTACAACCTTCACTTCACCAACCTCAACGACGCCGACGGTTCGTTGTGGCGGCAGTTCGGTGTGCCCTGGCAGCCGGCCTACCTGTTCATCAACTCCAACGGCACCTCGGACTTTGTGAACAACCCGACATCGTCGATGTCCGAACAGGAGCTCAGCGACCGGGTGAAGGCACTGACCTGACCTCGCTTGCCTTTGCAGCCGGGCTGATCGCCGCGCTCAACCCGTGCGGATTCGCCTTATTGCCGGTCTATCTCGCCCTTGTGGTGCGCGGACCCGGTGCCGAAATCGGCAAGTCGCGGGCTTTGGCTCGCGCGGTCATCGCCACCGTGGTGATGGCAGCCGGGTTCGTCGCGGTCTTCACCGTTTTCGGGTTGTTGACGGTGTCGGTGGCGTCCGTGGTGCAGCGGTATCTGCCGTTTGTGACGGTGGTCTTCGGAATCGGTCTGGTGATCCTCGGTCTGTGGCTGTTGTCCGGCCGCGACATCATCGCGCTCATGCCCAAGGTGCTGGATGCCAATGCCCCCACCACCCGGCTGGGCTCCATGTTCGGCTACGGCGTGGGATACGCGGTGGCCTCGTTGTCCTGCACCATCGGCCCCTTCCTGGCAGTCACCAGTACCACCTTTGAAAGCGGCTCGCTGTTCGACGGTGTCATGGTCTATCTGGCGTACGCCTCCGGTATCACCCTGGTGGTAGGCACGCTGGCCGTGTCCACCGCATTGGCAAGCACGGTCCTGCTGAACGCCATGCGGCGCGCATTGCCCTATCTGAATCGGATCAGCGGCGCCATCCTTCTGGTGGTCGGCGCCTACGTGGGCTATTACGGCAGCTACGAGGTCAGGCTGTTCCACGCCAACGGCAACCCCGACGACCCGATCATCAACGCGGCCGGGAAGATTCAGCGCACAATCTCAGGCTGGGTGTATCTGCACGGCGCCTGGCCGTGGTTGTTCATCCTCGGGTTGGTGGCGGTCGGCGCGGCCATTTGGTGGCGTAATACCGCGAAGGAATAGCTCATCGGGCGTAGCATCATATGCATGACTAGCAATGAGACCGTCGCGCCCGAGACCTCTGCGAGCTGCGACAACCCGAACTGCACCTGCACCAACTGTCAGTGTGGGGCCAATTGCTCCTGCGGCTCCGATAAGTAGCTTCTGGGAATACTCACGGCGCACACGCGCGTTCGCCGTGAGGTGACCACACCAGAGTTCGCACCGTACGGCTTCTTCACCCTCTACTCGGCGGTGGACGCAGATCTCTTGCGCGCTGTCGAGGATCTGGGATTCGACACAGCGTGGCTGGGTGGTTCGCCTCCCGCCGATTTACCGTGGGTCGATCCGTTGCTGTCCGCGACCGAGCGGATCCGGATCGTGACGGCGATCGTGAACATCTGGTCCGCGCCCGCTCGCGAGGCCGGCGCATCGTGGCAGCGCATCGAGGCCGCCCATCCCGGACGGTTCATTCTGGG
This genomic window from Mycobacteroides chelonae contains:
- a CDS encoding amidohydrolase family protein, with the protein product MRLHLRGRTLPSEEPVDLWVCEGVLSLEPIAGADTIFDGGWLLPGLVDAHCHVGVGPHGPTSLEEAVAQAEAEREVGALLLRDAGSPVDTRGFDDRADLPKIIRAGRHLAKPKRYIPGLPIDIEDESQLPEAVALQACWGDGWVKLVGDWIDRSVGDLAPLWSDDILKEAIDAAHANGARVTAHVFGEDALPGLIRAGIDCIEHGTGLTDDTIALMVEHGTALVPTIINIENFPGIADSASKYPVYAQHMRDLYAGLHTTFGNAYDAGIPIYAGTDAGGGIAHGRIADEVAALTRIGMDATDALGAASWRAREWLGRPGLEHGAPADVVGYREDPRTGPQVLSRPDLVLLRGQIR
- the ffh gene encoding signal recognition particle protein, which translates into the protein MFESLSDRLTDALAGLRGKGRLSDADIDATCRTIRLALLEADVALPVVRTFIGRIKDRAKGAEVSGALNPAQQVVKIVNEELIGILGGETRQLAFAKTPPTVIMLAGLQGAGKTTLAGKLAKWLKGQGHTPLLVACDLQRPGAVNQLQVVGERAGVSVYAPHPGTSTGGLEVGSLVGDPVAVARDGLAHAKAQHFDVVLVDTAGRLGIDAELMDQAARIREAVDPDEVLFVLDAMIGQDAVSTAEAFRAGVGFTGVVLTKLDGDARGGAALSVREITGTPILFASTGEKLEDFDVFHPDRMASRILGMGDLLSLIEQAEQHFDAEQSLAAAEKITSGELTLEDFLEQMLAIRKMGPIGNLLGMLPGAGQMKDALAAVDDKQLDRVQAIIRGMTPAERADPKIINASRRLRIANGSGVAVSEVNQLVDRFFDARKMMSSMAGRMGMGAINRKSNRKGGKNTKKGKKGSKGPTQPKMRGGFPGMAGLPGGMPAGFPDLSGMPEGLGELPPGLADIDISKLKFPKN
- a CDS encoding limonene-1,2-epoxide hydrolase family protein, with product MAFLEDRMSGGHPSNVHPRVELVKDAFATMAALDLDGYLKFFSDDVEHVLAPLPKITGKKSLRPALARGFRACVSGLTVSPLSVVQQGDSVISDRVDIAKLGPLWVRFRIKATMKFVDDKVVFWRDSIDYLSLIGWSLRGVVGILIPSLRPQPPATG
- a CDS encoding [protein-PII] uridylyltransferase, with product MGAATDLVAARAQLLGDSGRLNAGAIREAMTDLNELWLTTKAAEVGITDSSGFAIVALGGLGRREMLPHSDLDLVLLHDENISTETLSEVADGLWYPLWDANIRLDHSVRTVADTLHVAGQEMSAALALLDARHIAGDAQLSSLMIGGVRQQWRSQIRTRLDELIEYTQARWRRSGEIAHRAEPDLKSGRGGLRDVQLLRALAIAQLTDSGLAKSFDGAHAVILDVRTELHRVAGRERDQLLAQFADEIGAALRIGDRFDLARMLSDAARTISYSVDVGLRTAGNSIPRRGISVLRRTVRRPIDEGVVEHAGEVVLARDARPERDPSLILRVAAASATTGLPISSSTLSRLAESAPELRAPWPREALKDLLVLLEAGPPAVATIEALDRTGLWGRLFPEWGPVRDLPPRDIVHIWTVDRHLVETVARASAFTTRVSRPDLLVLGALVHDIGKGRGGDHSVVGADLAVQIGTRLGLWPSDVDLLSKIVRYHLLLPNTATRRDLGDPETIDTVVNTLGGDLLLLELLQQLAEADSLATGPGVWGDWKASLIGELVRKCRMVMRGESLPEPDPIDPELLSLAADGGVQVRLVPAGSPHMYTVSMIAPDQRGLLYKAAGVLSLNSLRVFSASVASHAGSAINTFEVSPRFGSPPAAGLLRQQLISAIDGDTDIIATLDERERESAQFSTGLVGDATPAVPTNYVPAPPRIRWFEPAGNLDQQIVEIRTSDAPGLLARITATLERHGVDIAWARVNTLGSSVVDTFCLSTGPEQAVLEAAIASVLPVAAPEPKKAAS
- a CDS encoding P-II family nitrogen regulator, producing MKLVTAIVKPFTLEDVKTGLEQAGILGMTVSEVQGYGRQKGHTEVYRGAEYSVDFVPKVRVEVVVDDSAVDKVVEVIVTAARTGKIGDGKVWVSPVDSVVRVRTGERGADAL
- a CDS encoding ammonium transporter; translation: MGVPNTGDTAWMLASAALVLLMTPGLAFFYGGMVRAKNVLNMIMMSISAMGLVTVLWVLYGYSLAFGNDVSGLFGNPGQFFGLKGLIGGNAAEAVIADPANGVEAAEVVNIPLVGTIPATVFVAFQLMFAIITVALISGAVADRLKFGSWLLFSGLWVTVVYFPVAHWVFAFDGAAAEKGGWIANQLKAIDFAGGTAVHINAGTAGLVLALILGKRKGWPGTPMRPHNLPFVMLGAGLLWFGWYGFNAGSATSSNGLAGSTFVTTTVATAAAMLGWLLTERIRDGHATSLGAASGIVAGLVAITPSCSSVNVAGALAIGVIAGILCALAVGLKYKLGFDDSLDVVGVHLVGGIVGTLLIGLFAAPQTGAAVAGLFYGGGLEQLWRQALGAGAVLLYSAIGTAIVAFIVKYTIGLRISDEGEAAGADESQHAEGAYDFVALGSGSVIGRHSSGREE
- the ftsY gene encoding signal recognition particle-docking protein FtsY produces the protein MWRFLRSCNNALVPFEVWIAIAIVAVVVFAALVFGLVRYRSRRISLTRSDTNTGITEGATPADRSGGYSAGSTITFSEGGAQATPVPSVGDDAEVPRDAPRRTISNVQLPEPAAEPKPQPEPAATPKPEPEAVAEPEPAPEPEPEAVAEPEPQHAAVLDEIAPVAGRLDRLRGRLASSQNAVGRGLLGLLGAGDLDEESWEEVEDTLLIADLGTAVTTSIVDRLRSEMAARSVRTEAQARALLREVLIDELQPDLDRSIKALPHNDKPSVLLIVGVNGTGKTTTVGKLARVLVADGRRVVLGAADTFRAAAADQLQAWGQRVGAQVVRGAEGADPASVAFDAVDAGIREGADVVVIDTAGRLHTKTGLMDELGKIKRVVERRAEVDEVLLVLDSTIGQNGLAQARVFADVVDITGVALTKLDGTAKGGIVFHVQRELGVPVKLVGLGEGPDDLAPFEPPAFVDALLG
- the fni gene encoding type 2 isopentenyl-diphosphate Delta-isomerase; the protein is MQYVTRTTGLERLDLPYMALPNSSLAGVDLSTEFLGKRLAAPVLIGAMTGGAKLSATINRNLAAAAQELGIGMMLGSQRVMLVDPDSAATFAVREVAPDILLIGNIGLAQLGNTAAAAQLNDLVQRVGADALAVHTNPLQEAVQPDGDTDFTGQVYRLAELTHAVEFPVLLKEVGHGISGAAARRLSGCRLAAIDVAGAGGTSWARVEQFVRFGAITSPELAEWGIPTADALAEVHAELPHLPLVGSGGIRTGMDAAKAIALGASVVSVALPLLAPAVQSPQAVIAWLEQFLDELRIAMHCADVNTIAQLRRVSLRPRSSPR
- a CDS encoding protein disulfide oxidoreductase, which gives rise to MNIQFGGRNKFRAVARTLAVTVAVLLISAGIVRAPVARADSLLDFTGTTVSGAPFNGASLKGKPVVLWFWAAYCPFCNGEGPHVSAVSAANPRVTFVGISGRGSVGEMEGFISRYNLHFTNLNDADGSLWRQFGVPWQPAYLFINSNGTSDFVNNPTSSMSEQELSDRVKALT
- a CDS encoding cytochrome c biogenesis CcdA family protein, which gives rise to MVDVRTGAQRPGEGTDLTSLAFAAGLIAALNPCGFALLPVYLALVVRGPGAEIGKSRALARAVIATVVMAAGFVAVFTVFGLLTVSVASVVQRYLPFVTVVFGIGLVILGLWLLSGRDIIALMPKVLDANAPTTRLGSMFGYGVGYAVASLSCTIGPFLAVTSTTFESGSLFDGVMVYLAYASGITLVVGTLAVSTALASTVLLNAMRRALPYLNRISGAILLVVGAYVGYYGSYEVRLFHANGNPDDPIINAAGKIQRTISGWVYLHGAWPWLFILGLVAVGAAIWWRNTAKE